Within the Channa argus isolate prfri chromosome 12, Channa argus male v1.0, whole genome shotgun sequence genome, the region taccaccacgacgacccccaccaccactaccacacccaccaccacacacaccactaccacacccaccaccacacacaccactacgacacccaccaccacacacaccactacgacacccaccactgccacgacgacacccaccactaccacacccaccaccacgacgacacccaccaccactaccacacccaccaccacacacaccactaccacGACGagacccaccaccaccactaccacacccactaccacacccaccactaccacgacgacacccaccaccacacacaccactaccatGACGACAGCCACCACCACCAAaacacccaccaccacacacaccactaccactacgacacccaccaccactATCACGCCCACCACCACACCcacgacgacacccaccaccactaccacacccaccaccaccactatcACGCCCACCACCACACCcacgacgacacccaccaccaccaataccacacccaccaccacacacaccactaccacACCCACtaccacacacaccactaccacgacgacacccaccaccactaccacacccaccaccacacacaccactacaaCACCCACCACTGCcacgacgacacccaccactaccattaccacacccaccaccacacacatcactaccacgacgacacccaccaccacacacaccactaccacgacgacacccaccaccacacacaccactaccactacgacacccaccaccactATCACGCCCACCACCACACCcacgacgacacccaccaccactaccacacacaccaccaccacgacacccaccaccaccaccacacacaccaccacacacaccaccaccaccacacccaccaccacacgCACCACTACCACAAggacacccaccaccaccaccacacccaccactaccacgacgacacccaccaccaccagtaCCACACCCACCAcgacacacaccaccaccaccacacccaccaccacacccaccactaccacgatgacacccaccaccaccactaccacacccaccaccacacacaccactaccacgacgacacccaccactGCCACGACGAAACCCACCACTGCCACGACGACACCCACTACTGCCATGACGaaacccaccaccaccactgccacgacgacacccaccactGCCACGACGACACCCACTACTGCCACGACAaaacccaccaccaccactaccacacccaccaccacacacaccactaccacGACAACACCCACCACTGCcacgacgacacccaccaccaccactaccacacccaccaccacacacaccactaccacgacgacacccaccaccacacacaccactaccacgacgacacccaccactgccacgacgacacccaccaccaccaccacacccaccaccacacacaccactaccacaatgacacccaccaccaccactaccacacccaccacacacaccaataccacgacgacacccaccactgccacgacgacacccaccaccaccactaccacacccaccaccacacacaccactaccacgacgacacccaccaccacacacaccactaccacgacgacacccaccaccacacacaccactaccacgacgacacccaccaccacacacaccactaccacgacgacacccaccactgccacgacgacacccaccactGCCACGACGACACCCACTACTGCCACGCCGaaacccaccaccaccactgccacgacgacacccaccactGCCACGACGACACCCACTACTGCCACGACAaaacccaccaccaccactaccacacccaccaccacacacaccactaccacgacgacacccaccaccacacacaccactaccacGACAACACCCACCACTGCCACGACGACAccctccaccaccactaccacacccaccaccacacacaccactaccacgacgacacccaccaccaccactaccacacccaccaccacacacaccactaccacgacgacacccaccactaccaccagcacacccaccactaccacaaccaccactaccaccagcCCACCCACGATTACCACCGCACCCACCACTACCCCGAGACCCACCAGTACtaccacacacaccactacacCCATCACaacgacacccaccactaccaaCACACCCACCACTCTCACCGCCACAACGACACCGCCCATTACCAACACACCCACCACTCTCACCACCACGACACCGCCCATTAACAACACACCCACCACTCTCACCACCATGCCCACCACCTCTACCACGACGAcaacacccaccactaccacaaTGAAATCAACAGTTGCCACGACAACTACAACTCCTGAAGCAATCACAACAACATACATGAATTTCAAAACTAAAGAGACATTCACAGCTGACTTGGGAAATATATCATCCCCAGCAGCTAAAAGTCGCACCTCAAAGATCATTACAACAGTAAGTATCTCTCTTAAAGTAAAACCTAGTCAAAAGGTTGCAACTTTTAGACATTGGGAATATTTAAGAATATGTCTAAAATGTCCTAGTATTATTCAAAATGAAAGCACATTTGCTTGATTTGcttgcaaacacatttattttcatctaaATCTCAACTTCAGTACTagactaataaaaaaatgaaattagacacacacaaaaaccttattttaattttacacatttcaaaataactGTGTCAGGTCTAAGGATGCccaagcagagaaaacagaggacCCAAGCACAGACAGGTAGTCTGGTAGGTGAAGGTTTAGCAGTTTATTCACAAGACAAAAATAAGCTTACTGCACATTAGAGCTGACAATGGCAGGCAGGCAGAAGGACAAACCATGCAGGAGTTGAGAAAAGTCCAG harbors:
- the LOC137138281 gene encoding salivary glue protein Sgs-3-like translates to TTTTPTTTHTTTTTTPTTTHTTTTTTPTTTHTTTTTTPTTATTTPTTATTTPTTATPKPTTTTATTTPTTATTTPTTATTKPTTTTTTPTTTHTTTTTTPTTTHTTTTTTPTTATTTPSTTTTTPTTTHTTTTTTPTTTTTTPTTTHTTTTTTPTTTTSTPTTTTTTTTTSPPTITTAPTTTPRPTSTTTHTTTPITTTPTTTNTPTTLTATTTPPITNTPTTLTTTTPPINNTPTTLTTMPTTSTTTTTPTTTTMKSTVATTTTTPEAITTTYMNFKTKETFTADLGNISSPAAKSRTSKIITTLGPFFQNAFPSFRSLQVNGYSDGSINNNMTLAFSSGSAPNGSQIANVLIDIAPIIPDFNIDTTSITVNGTSSSGVSHKIRLATAPCLVLLSWLLTNHQ